The segment GACTGATCAAGTCTGGCCTGAGCTGTTAGCTAAGGCCAGAACTGAGAGGCATTTCTGATGCGTATTGACAGGACTGAATATTGACGGGGGTTGGAGGTGGTGCTAACAGTAACTCCAAGGTTTGCCAATGAGATAAGTAGTAATATTATTGAGAGATCTCAGAAATCCAGAAAATAGGATGTATTTAGTGAAAGAAAGTAATAAATCATATTTAACCAAACAGAAGCATTACAATAGGATCAGAAACAGCTCCTATAGAAACTGCTATCTGGGAAACCTGGCATACTTAGAAGCTTTAGCTGTTGTCTTGTTTGATTTTAGGGATTATTCTTTTCCTCAATCTTTGTAGTATCAATCTATAGAACCCCCACACCCACACTTTTCAATTGGACCAGCAAATCCTGTCGAATTGGATGTGATGTTTGAGTTTAACAGGTGAGGAGTCAAGTCAACTGCATGTCAAAGGCTTTGATAACCAGGTCGCTGTTTCCAGGCTTCCTGATACGTGAGGTACAGATACAGGAAAAGAAGAGATAAGTCTTGACTCCACCTGAGCACACCTATTTTAAGTAAAGACGGTCAAGTACAAATAGGACAGGGCAGCCTGGCTGAGTCCAGGCCCGCCTGCTTCCCTGCTCCGCTGCACTGCTGAAGACTTGAAGGCCACAGTAAgtccatgtttttcttttgaaggTTTGAACATAACATTGGAAAACATTAATATTCTGAGACGAGTCTGCTTCTAATGGTGATATTTTCATCGTGGGAAAACTTGAAAAAACTCTTCTCTTGCCTTTTCTCTGGAATCATAGCATTCACAAATATCTCTGCTGCAAAAGAACACAACACTGCAAGTAGACATATATCTGAGCATCTTATTTCAAGTTATTTGGTTAAATTGCTTGTCATACCCCTGACTTTTCCCCATTGTCATTTCCTCCTTTACCTAACTCTTGATCGTGTTCATGACATATTAAAAGCTTATTAAGAGAAGTGAGGGAGAAGCTTATCACATTTTTTGTTGTACACTCAATCTACAAGTGAGGAAGTCTTGTTGTGGATCATTTCTGGGCATTTCTGCAGGAAAGCTTCCAAACCCTGATGTTAGTGCAGCTCCTCCCCCAGAAACAACGGGGGGCCACCCTAAACTTCCATCAAAGGTTTTGGTGATAATAAGTTCCTTACAAAAGGATGTAAAGAGATTAGCATCAGATGAACATTTTTCTGCTTCAATATATTACACAACGTCATATATGACAACAACACTGTTTCATAAGGAGGGTGCCAGTCTAAAATAATTATCTAGAAATGTCTTCTTAGTAGCAGCATGGCTGGGGAAGGCAAAGCAGTGACAACATTGGACACATGTCAGATTTGCTTTTTCCTCTAGCTCTGCCATAAACAAGATGGCAGCCACTGGCCCACTCATTTCCTGTCTGCATCTCAGCATCTCCAGTTGTACAAGGCTCACATCCGAGACCTGCTTCTACTTCTGATATTTTGTAGAATAATTGTAACTGCTTCTTAAACTAATAAGAAACAGTAATAGAAAATTCTTAAACtcataagaagaaaaatatcccTTCTATAAGAGGAAATTACTCAAGATCAAATAGGAAGAGTAGCCCAAATTGTTTACACTATGTATGTCTTCGTTTTAATGTTTATGCCTTATTCATTATGCATGTCTACATTCAAATTGGTGAATCTGTATGCCATATTAATAAAATTACTTACAATGAATCAACAATTCTCTATTAGCCTTAATACTTTCTAAGCTGTTAAAAATACAAAGTCAAAGAAGAAACATAGATCACTGACGCATTGGTAGAAGGGGTAAAGATTTTCCTCAGTTGgacagaagagggaaagggaggtgcTGCTAGCTGGTGTAACAGCAGGACAATGTTATCTGTGATTCCAGATGATCTTCCTTGGATTCCTTGGACTCTTCATAGCTCCTGGATTGGCTAGCTATGTAAGTCTCACTTCTAAATGTTTGTTGCTAAAATGCATAATGCAAACGAGCATGATGTTGAGTCACTCTTCATTTCTTATAAACTTCAGAATATCAACGTCAATGACGATGACAACGTGGCTAGAAGTGGGCAGCAGAGAGTGAGCATCAACAATGCACACAATGTGGCCAACATTGACAACAACAACGGATGGAACTCCTGGAACTCCATCTGGGATTATGAAAATGTAAGTGGCCAGCATGCACTTGCTAGTTATGGAAAATAGTGctgttacaaagaaagaaaataatatgccAGCTAgccatagttgtttttttttgtaaattcgaTATGtgcttataaatatttataagtacCTGCTTTGCTCACCTAATTTTATTCCCTAGATATAAATACTATGAATAAAGGTTACCTAAAAAGTTAAAATTCAAACCAACAAACATTCACATGGCACTGGATTTAACAATTgtaacaatacaaaacaaataagaCACGTTTTTTTTCCTTGCCTAGAGAAGCCAAAATAATGATGAAAGACATCTACAGCATCACCACTGACAAAGCATGTCCTATCATAAAAATCAACGATTTCTATGTCATCACAACTTTCCAATTATACTACACGTATCATTTCCCCTAAAGCCTGTCTCACTCCTTCTGAAAAGACAGAACTGGATGTTTCACTTGCAACTCAAAGGgattgaaggaaaaagaaatgacaacaGTAAATGGtataagaaggaaaaggaaaacaaaaaaactagataCTACATAAAAGATGACATTCTGCCATTAAAAAAGCAGTCTTTCCTTTCAGTTTTATTATCTGATCAATTAGGAAATTATTCTATCTTATCTGCCTCCTTCAGATGTTGAAAagatcaaagaaaaatataacattacatcaataaaacagaaagatgTGAAATAATATCTATAATTCTAGAACTAAGGATAATCCTTGAGTTAAATGATGCATCTCTGCCCTCAAATAGCCTCTTCCCTACACTCACACACGTTGATAATATGTGTGATTCCAAACAACATCATATCAAGGCTCCTGTTCCACTTCCGCATGATCCTGGAGTTCCATTTCCCTCTACTGATAGGAAGGAAGTCTGATCAGAAAGAACTTGGGCTGAAGAACATAGACTTCCCAGTCTCCTCTTTCCTTTAACAGAGCTTTGCTGCAACCAGACTCTTTGCCAAGAAGTCATGCATTGTGCACAGAATGAACAAGGAAGTTATGCCCTCCATTGAAACCTTTGATGCACTGGTCAAGGAGAAAAAGGTAACTGTAAGTCGTGTGCTTTTTGGTGAAAGGAGGTACTGTCATAGCTGGGTTATAATGTCTGTATCTACTCATATGTTGTAATATCAGGCACAAAGTTGGCAGAGTGGTTGATCATTCTCTGAGGCAAAGATGCATCCACCGTATCAGCTGCTGGGCTCACATTTATCTCCAGGGGGTCAGCAGACATGTGATAACCTTGACTGTTGGAAGAGCAGAGCTCTGTTTACATCAATGAAATCTCAATAAGTCTTCAAGcacatttttttctgccaaaTTTACTTATAGTCAATACATTTAGCAATGTTCAGTTAAGTTTGAGAATATCCAGTTAAGTCTGAATTTCAGATCAATCTCAGATATTTCCTTTGTAATATTgggattttttcttttaaataatttgtcAATTATCTGAAAATCAGATGTAACTGAGTGTCCAATGTTTTATCTCATAATCATAGTTGAAGTAATAGGAAGAGGGGACCCAGTGTGGTTACATTTATTTCAGTTTATCTGAATTCATATGTTTATAACTGATAAATGCATAACTTTTATCGAGAGAATGGATTATGCTAATAGTCTGTATAGATTTTACCCCCAGACATCGGTCATCACAAGGCACCTAAGTTTACCAAAACAATGCAAGCTTCAGAATAAATTTAGCTTCTGTTTGTATGAGAAGCTGAGGCTCATAACATCCAACTAACTTGAGACACTTCAAGATGACACAGAGCTACAGTTCGCCCTCCATCATCTTAATTATGAGAAAATTGTAGCCAGACaaactctgtttttatttcaatccATCCATCAACAAACCACTCACCCTGTCACTTGCTGTCTTTTTCACTTCCACATTCTTCCATACTCAGCTTCAAGGTAAAGGGCCAGGGGGACCACCTCCCAAGACCATGACCTTCTCCATCAACCCTAACCAAGTTGATGACCTAAGCCAGTTTGGAGCAAACATTGCTGGCATGTGCCAAGGAATGCCAACATACATTGCTGAGGAGATTCCAGGTGGGTTTTCTTTCCACCATACATTCCATGTTACTCTTGGTAGAATTACTAGATAGTCCTGAGCACTGATCGTGTGGGGTTGGTTATCAAGGCTAACTCTTGTAGAGCACTTACGTAGAGCACTAGGCACTATCCCAAGAACATTCACTATGTTGACTCCTTTGCTTCTCACAATAGTCCTTTAGaatgtgtatttgttttgtgtgccagttctgaggcttaaactcaggatctgagcactgtccctgtgctcaaggctagtgctctatcacctgagccacagctatacttctggctttttggtataaATTGGAGAGAAGCGTCTAATGGTttcctgaatgggctggcttcaaagtataatcctcacatctcaatctcctgagtaaggttacaggtgtgaaccaccagcgctcAGCTTTACAACAATCTCTGTTGCAGGCACAAGAGTTAGTCTCACTTTATGGATGAAATACAGAAGCAGTTGCAAGGCACTCACTTAAGTCACTGCAACATGTCACAGATTCTGTGCACTAACCTTCATAGTATTTTCAGGGGTAGATGTAGGGGAAAACTCCAGGTATATTCAAAGGAATGCATGAGAtactaaatgaaaaaagaatgctAATAAGCAAGCCATTAAATTTCTGAGCCTTTTCaaccaccattaaaaaaaataacttaagaaAATGTTCAACTGATATTCTAATCCCAATAATAACTTTCCAGaactagatgatagataggtagcaGATAGATTGATCTTAAATTAACACAAATAGTTTGGAAATTGTATTGTACTCCCTAACCCTCCTCCAAATTGTCCTTAAATTGTCATTGgtatggacttcttttttttttatcaggaaTAATCCCACCTTTGGAATCTAAAAAGTGCTACAGTGCTAATATACTGTGGGTTCTGAACATCTCCTTCTGTCGAACAACGGAGGAACAATTTTAAAACGTCTATGAATTTCATCATTGGAGGATTTGATATATTAAAACATGTGTTCTAATTATTTTAGCAAGTCACTCTTAAAATCTTTTCCTGTtaggttttatttctttaagatTCAATAAACTGATCTAGCACTGAATTCTGTTTATATGACCATCGTATTATTTTGATTTACATTGCACTCACTCCACAAACTGCAGCCTGGGAATGGTTCCAAGAGCATCTAACTGCTATGAAGGCTGCTCTATAGTTAGTGTGTGAGTAGCAGTTTTGGTCAGGAAAGACAAAGGTGAGCTAAAAATATAGTGTAAGCCAGGAAGGGAGGTTTACTTGCAAGTATATATGAAATAATTCAAGGCAAGACAAGCAGAGACTGTGACTGGGAGCTCTATTGACACCAAGACCCAAGACCACTTCTCTCTCTGAAGCTGTGTGTTATTTTATCTCTAAAGAGAAGTCCCCACTCTGAACTCTATTTCtatcttctttccattttgtttgcGAGCCTATAGCAAGAGATGGCTAAACCAAAATATCAGCCATATTGTGCTTACATTTTTGCAGTCCAAGAGGTAATATCTAATGTTGAATTCCAATTCTAATTTCCCACCAGCATTATAAGGGGCACCTTGTTTAGCTCAAGAATCCATATCTCCATTCATTGATGGACAGGAGAGTAAAGTGTCTTTGTACCTATGGCACAAGGGTCTCCAATGAAGGTGAAAGTGCTCAGAGAAAAGAGATTCCAAATGTTGTGGGTTCTGATATAAACCTAGTTTATTGTTCTTCCTATatatggtttttggtttttggttttggttttggtgcggattctgagacttgaactctgggcatgggtgctgtccctgagctcatgtgctcaaggctagagttctaccagttgagctagatccacttctggcattttgtggttaattgaagataagagtttcatggacttttccagtctggctggctttgaactatgatccttagatctcagcttcctgaataactaggattataggcatgagccaacatgcCATAACATGCTATCCAATCCACTCCCATGTCTTTCAGTATCTTTCATAACAAAAACCAGACATTCCATTACTTGGAATATTCTAATATAGGTCACTATTAGTGGGagaaaattataattttcttcattttgattcAGGTGCATTGTTTTCATATGAAGTATATTACCAAATCAgcactattttttaaatgttctgaaACCATGGAAAGTGGTCACATACTCTGCCTTATGgggacacaaaagaaagaaagctttctaAACTGTAGAATCCTTTGTACTTGACTTTTGAGAAACAGTGACTCCTAATTTGTAGTAGCATCTAGTCACAatttaatgattaaaaaattaaattcactgccaggttccagtggctcacatctataatcctatctactcaggaagcttagatctgagggtcacagttcaaagtcagcacaagcagaaaagtctgtgagaatcttatcctcaattaagccccaaaaagccataagtggagcagtggctcaagtggtacagtactagccttgagcaaaaaaggctcaggaacagcacccaggccctgagttcaagccgcaggaccagctcaaaagaaaattacattcacataagaactaaaaagaaaaaaatcaggatcgggctgggaatgtggcttagtggtagagtgcttgcctagcatgcatgaagccctgggttcaattcctcagtaccacataaacagaaaaagatggaagtggttctgtggctcaagtggtagagcactagccttgaggacagagaggctcagagacggagcccagactctgagttcaagccccaggactagcaaaaaaaaaaaaatcaggatcaaAATAGAATACACATTAGAACTGTGAAATACTGAAAACATTGCATAGAAAATCTGTAAGTAGGATGTAGTGTGTTATGTAGTGAAAATTTCATAGCTGCTCCATTCTGTAAAAGACGAATGGCTGAATATTGAGTCAGGTCTCCATCTTTAGAAATGAGCTAAAAGAATAGTCTCTTCAAAGAAAGATGAAAGTTACTTATTAATATTACTTGTTTCATTCATTATTAATATAcatgttttaataaaattataagaaattaattttaaaaaagtgctAGGTGCAGCAGCTCATATCAGTAATCTTAATGTATTTGAAAACCTAGGTCAAAACTAAATTTCTAAAACAGTAATTTGGTAAAGCCGAGTCCAGAATAATTAGACAAATGGAACAGTTCCACTACAATCAGTAAAAGAATAGGTTCAGAAATTATAAAACTTCATATAAGAAAGTTATAGGTCAATATTTTTATGGGAGATGTAACAATTGAAGATACATGTTTTACTAATACCATACAAACTATTAAGTATTATAAGAAAAAAGAGCCAAGACTGTGTCTAATTTATTTCACAAGAGTATTcctaaaagaggaaaaagaaaattatctttctAGGTTGTTGACACATATAaacaatttatacccccaaaACTACATGGA is part of the Perognathus longimembris pacificus isolate PPM17 chromosome 8, ASM2315922v1, whole genome shotgun sequence genome and harbors:
- the LOC125356859 gene encoding gastrokine-1-like, whose protein sequence is FQMIFLGFLGLFIAPGLASYNINVNDDDNVARSGQQRVSINNAHNVANIDNNNGWNSWNSIWDYENSFAATRLFAKKSCIVHRMNKEVMPSIETFDALVKEKKLQGKGPGGPPPKTMTFSINPNQVDDLSQFGANIAGMCQGMPTYIAEEIPGIIPPLESKKCYSANILWVLNISFCRTTEEQF